The following is a genomic window from Candidatus Zixiibacteriota bacterium.
AAGTCGAGCCCGGAAACTTAATGATGCTAGCCAGAGAGGCTCCATGGTTATCTACAACCTGGTCTGTAAAAAGAAGCACAGCTTCGAGGGCTGGTTCCCAAGCTTCGAGGAATTCGAGAAACAAGCCAAGAACCGGCAGATCTCCTGCCCTACCTGCGGCACAACGCGAGTGCAGAAGGTGCCGCACGCCTGTGCCGTGCACGTCAAAAAAGAAGATCGTGCCGTGCGGAAGCGCCCCGAGACGATGCCTCGGGCGGCGGCTCCGGAGCCTACGCCTTCGCCAGCCGACCTCAAAGAGATGCTTCTCCGCCTGCACCATTACGTCCGCGAGAACTTCGAGGACGTCGGCCCCCGGTTCGCCGAAGAAGCGAGGCAGATCTATTACGGGAAAGCGGAGGAGCGGCCGATTCACGGCACGGCCACGCCCGAGGAACGCTCCGAGCTGGAAGAAGAGGGCGTTCCTTTCGTGACGCTGCCGAAGCCCGTGCTGGATAGCTGAGAGCGCGGCCTTTGCCGGCCAACGCTTTTCGTGTGCCCGCGGGGTGCCGGCAGGCGGCGCTCGAGAAGGTGTCCGTTCCGGGAGCGGCGGGGAATCCGGAGCAAG
Proteins encoded in this region:
- a CDS encoding DUF1178 family protein, with protein sequence MVIYNLVCKKKHSFEGWFPSFEEFEKQAKNRQISCPTCGTTRVQKVPHACAVHVKKEDRAVRKRPETMPRAAAPEPTPSPADLKEMLLRLHHYVRENFEDVGPRFAEEARQIYYGKAEERPIHGTATPEERSELEEEGVPFVTLPKPVLDS